The Halomicronema hongdechloris C2206 genome includes a window with the following:
- a CDS encoding citrate synthase encodes MTVCEYKPGLEGVPATQSGISYVDGQQGILEYRGISIEELALKSTFLETSYLLIWGGLPTKPELEEFEYEIRHHRRLKYRIRDMMKCFPERGHPMDALQACAAALGLFYSKRALDDPTYIQNAVVRLLAKIPTMVAAFQLMRKGNDPVQPCDDLDYAANFLYMLNEREPDPLAARIFDICLTLHAEHTINASTFSAMVTASTLTDPYAVVASAVGTLAGPLHGGANEEVIDMLQQIGSVENVRPFVDECITRKSRIMGFGHRVYKVKDPRATILQKLAEQLFAKFGRDEYYDIALELEQVISEKLAHKGVYPNVDFYSGLVYRKLGIPTDLFTPVFAIARVAGWLAHWKEQLEANRIFRPTQIYTGRRNQAYTPLAERPHLWDKTLQHQV; translated from the coding sequence ATGACCGTATGTGAATACAAGCCAGGTCTGGAGGGGGTTCCTGCTACCCAGTCCGGCATTAGTTATGTGGATGGCCAGCAAGGCATTCTGGAATATCGCGGCATTAGCATTGAGGAGCTAGCCCTCAAGAGCACCTTCCTGGAAACGTCTTACCTATTGATTTGGGGAGGGCTGCCCACCAAACCAGAGCTAGAAGAATTCGAATACGAAATTCGTCATCATCGCCGCCTCAAGTATCGAATTCGGGACATGATGAAATGTTTCCCGGAACGGGGCCATCCCATGGATGCGCTGCAGGCCTGTGCGGCAGCTTTGGGGCTGTTCTACTCGAAACGGGCCCTAGATGATCCCACCTATATTCAAAACGCCGTAGTCCGCTTGCTGGCTAAGATTCCGACCATGGTGGCAGCCTTCCAGCTGATGCGGAAGGGCAATGATCCGGTGCAGCCCTGCGATGATCTCGACTACGCCGCTAATTTTCTCTATATGCTGAATGAGCGGGAGCCGGATCCTCTGGCTGCTCGTATCTTTGACATCTGTCTCACCCTCCATGCCGAACACACCATCAATGCCTCTACCTTCTCGGCCATGGTGACGGCCTCTACCCTGACCGATCCCTATGCAGTGGTGGCCTCGGCTGTAGGCACCCTGGCTGGGCCGCTGCACGGTGGCGCCAATGAAGAGGTGATCGACATGTTGCAACAGATTGGCTCCGTGGAAAATGTCCGGCCGTTTGTGGATGAGTGCATCACCCGTAAGTCCCGCATCATGGGCTTCGGCCACCGGGTCTATAAGGTGAAGGACCCCCGAGCTACGATTCTGCAGAAGCTGGCGGAGCAACTGTTTGCAAAATTTGGTCGGGATGAATATTACGATATTGCCCTAGAGCTGGAGCAGGTAATTTCCGAGAAGCTGGCCCACAAGGGGGTGTATCCCAATGTGGACTTCTACTCTGGCCTGGTCTACCGAAAGTTAGGGATACCGACGGATTTGTTCACGCCGGTATTTGCGATCGCACGAGTGGCGGGCTGGCTAGCTCACTGGAAAGAGCAACTGGAGGCCAACCGCATCTTCCGGCCCACCCAAATCTATACCGGGCGACGGAATCAGGCCTACACTCCCCTGGCGGAACGACCTCACCTTTGGGATAAGACCCTGCAACACCAGGTCTGA
- the nuoH gene encoding NADH-quinone oxidoreductase subunit NuoH, with product MNQGIDLQGSFIKALGDMGLPAGAAKAMWLPMPMTLILVSATVSIFVTVWLERKISAAAQQRIGPEYAGPLGSLQAVADGLKLIFKEDIIPAKADPWLFTLGPAIVVVPVFLSFLIVPFGQNLVITDIGVGIFLWIALSSIAPIGLLMAGYSSNNKYSLLGGLRAAAQSISYEIPLALAVLAVVMMSNSLSTIDIVQQQSGYGILGWNVWRQPVGFVIFWVAALAECERLPFDLPEAEEELVAGYQTEYTGMKFGLFFVGSYVNLVLSALIVSILYLGGWSFPIPIEWMAGWLGVSETAPWLQVVAASLGILMTLLKAYLLVFLAILLRWTVPRVRIDQLLDLGWKFLLPVSLVNLLLTAALKLTFPMAFGG from the coding sequence ATGAACCAAGGCATTGACCTACAAGGCAGTTTCATTAAGGCCCTAGGCGATATGGGCCTACCAGCCGGGGCTGCCAAAGCCATGTGGCTTCCCATGCCCATGACCCTAATCTTGGTGTCGGCAACGGTCAGCATCTTTGTCACCGTTTGGCTAGAGCGCAAGATTTCTGCAGCGGCCCAACAGCGAATTGGGCCGGAATACGCCGGCCCCCTGGGAAGCCTGCAGGCCGTCGCCGATGGGCTCAAGCTCATCTTCAAAGAAGACATCATTCCGGCCAAGGCCGATCCCTGGTTATTTACCCTAGGGCCAGCCATCGTGGTCGTTCCCGTATTTCTCTCCTTTCTGATCGTGCCCTTTGGCCAAAACCTGGTCATCACCGACATCGGCGTCGGCATTTTTCTGTGGATTGCCCTCTCCAGCATTGCCCCCATCGGGCTGCTGATGGCGGGGTACTCCTCCAACAATAAATATTCCTTGCTAGGGGGGCTGCGGGCGGCGGCCCAATCCATCAGCTATGAGATTCCCCTGGCCCTAGCGGTACTAGCGGTGGTGATGATGTCCAATAGCCTCAGCACCATCGACATCGTGCAACAGCAGTCCGGCTATGGCATCCTGGGCTGGAATGTCTGGCGTCAACCGGTTGGCTTCGTTATCTTCTGGGTGGCTGCCCTAGCCGAATGTGAGCGATTGCCCTTCGACTTACCCGAGGCAGAAGAAGAACTGGTGGCCGGCTATCAAACCGAGTATACCGGCATGAAATTCGGCCTGTTCTTCGTCGGTTCCTACGTCAACTTGGTGCTATCGGCCCTAATCGTCTCCATCTTGTATTTAGGAGGCTGGAGTTTTCCCATCCCCATCGAGTGGATGGCCGGATGGTTAGGGGTCAGCGAAACGGCTCCCTGGCTGCAGGTGGTTGCCGCTTCCCTAGGGATCCTGATGACCTTGTTAAAGGCTTATCTTCTGGTCTTTCTGGCTATTCTGCTACGCTGGACTGTGCCTCGGGTCCGCATTGACCAATTGTTAGACTTAGGCTGGAAATTCCTGTTGCCCGTCTCCCTGGTGAATCTGTTGCTAACAGCTGCTCTGAAGCTGACTTTTCCCATGGCCTTCGGCGGGTAG